A portion of the Zootoca vivipara chromosome 6, rZooViv1.1, whole genome shotgun sequence genome contains these proteins:
- the LOC118086640 gene encoding cell division cycle 7-related protein kinase-like — protein sequence MNKEVTKQVIKTREHPVKGTWSEHPDVRVVFVMDADEHPPLHCEDSRMKYDHSKKLSGTSADIEQLYRAVPQLANLFRIKGKIGEGTFSSVYLAIAQLPGGHEEKVALKHLIPTNHPVRIAAEIQCLIIAGGQDNVMGVRYCFRKNDHVVIVMPYLENESFLDILNSLSFEEVRDYMFNLFKALKRIHYFGIVHRDVKPSNFLYNRQMKRYALVDFGLAQGTPDTKIELLKVIQSEAQQEGPESLHVQRSVFGERNFNVRSSASQGNSKLIKQPRVTDIAARKLLAKKTTSAVTNGLVKKTASSYPTNMTCDCYGKDRVCSVCLSRCQQVAQRAGTPGFRAPEVLTKFPNQTTAIDMWSAGIIFLSLLSGRYPFYKASDDLTALAQIMTIRGSRETIQAAKTFGKSILCSKNIPAQDLRMLCERLRGSKTSFDISTGDGQINLSQEPPLQAEIFNISEPALQTSKKHLQYQKPNCHERDGLVIRTSEKPADLEWDKVPDEAYDLLDKLLDLNPATRITAKDALLHPFFKNIKQ from the coding sequence ATGAACAAAGAAGTCACTAAGCAGGTTATCAAGACTCGAGAACATCCTGTGAAAGGTACATGGTCTGAACACCCCGATGTGAGGGTAGTTTTTGTGATGGATGCAgatgaacaccctcccttgcatTGTGAAGACTCTCGTATGAAATACGACCACAGCAAGAAACTGTCAGGAACAAGTGCAGATATTGAACAGCTTTATCGAGCAGTGCCACAGCTTGCAAATTTGTTCAGAATTAAGGGGAAAATTGGTGAAGGTACGTTTAGTTCTGTTTACCTGGCCATAGCCCAGCTACCAGGAGGCCATGAAGAAAAAGTGGCTTTGAAGCATTTGATTCCTACCAATCATCCTGTACGAATTGCTGCTGAAATTCAGTGTCTTATAATAGCAGGGGGGCAAGATAATGTCATGGGAGTTAGGTACTGTTTTAGAAAAAACGATCATGTGGTTATTGTTATGCCATACTTGGAAAACGAATCCTTTTTGGACATCTTGAACTCTCTCTCCTTTGAAGAAGTAAGAGATTATATGTTTAATCTCTTCAAAGCTTTGAAGCGTATTCATTACTTTGGCATTGTTCACCGTGATGTCAAACCCAGTAACTTCTTGTACAACAGGCAAATGAAACGGTATGCCCTGGTCGACTTTGGTTTGGCGCAAGGAACTCCTGACACAAAAATAGAACTTCTCAAAGTTATCCAGTCGGAAGCCCAGCAGGAGGGGCCTGAGAGCCTTCATGTTCAACGCTCTGTCTTTGGGGAGAGGAATTTCAATGTCCGCAGTTCTGCGTCTCAAGGCAATTCCAAACTCATAAAGCAGCCTAGGGTGACAGATATTGCAGCTAGAAAATTACTGGCGAAGAAGACAACTTCAGCTGTGACTAATGGCTTAGTGAAGAAAACTGCCAGCAGTTATCCAACTAACATGACCTGTGACTGTTATGGAAAAGATAGAGTCTGCAGTGTTTGTCTTTCAAGGTGTCAGCAGGTTGCTCAAAGGGCTGGTACACCAGGATTCAGAGCACCAGAAGTGTTAACCAAGTTTCCAAATCAAACGACAGCAATTGACATGTGGTCTGCAGGAATCATATTCCTTTCTCTGCTGAGTGGCCGGTATCCATTTTACAAAGCAAGTGATGATTTAACAGCTTTGGCACAGATTATGACTATTCGTGGATCCAGGGAAACAATTCAAGCTGCTAAAACATTTGGTAAATCAATACTGTGTAGTAAAAATATCCCAGCGCAGGATTTACGAATGCTCTGTGAAAGGCTGAGAGGAAGCAAAACCAGCTTTGACATCTCGACAGGTGATGGGCAGATCAACCTTTCTCAGGAACCTCCGTTACAAGCTGAAATCTTCAACATTTCAGAGCCTGCACTTCAGACATCTAAAAAGCACCTACAGTATCAGAAGCCAAATTGTCATGAACGTGATGGCCTGGTTATTAGAACTTCTGAAAAGCCAGCTGATCTGGAATGGGACAAAGTCCCTGATGAGGCCTATGATCTTCTGGATAAACTGCTAGACCTAAATCCTGCTACAAGAATAACTGCAAAGGATGCCTTGCTTCATCCTTTCTTCAAAAATATTAAGCAGTGA
- the SERTAD1 gene encoding SERTA domain-containing protein 1, producing the protein MLAKGTKRKRIEGDEAAPSAGPTSSLFSLSVSKLHQSLQHSEPNLRHLVLVANTLRRIQDEMQPAAGALFQQPDPPAAAAGSSVCRESPGGALPCALQDPGRRLPPPPPSLAPHVDELLLSSMDLSVFSTILEDLSGLEGFGDAVHPPTAQPEGGLLCSEPERTSQPCSSTPLLDTLGPSTYLLEDGLEGIFEDIDTTMYDCELWSPTSLPSFKEAFPSSEDERPGLADLDYLMDMLVEAQEL; encoded by the coding sequence ATGCTGGCCAAGGGCACGAAGCGGAAGCGGATCGAGGGGGACGAGGCCGCCCCGTCTGCGGGCCCCACCAGCTCCCTCTTCAGCCTCTCTGTCTCCAAGCTGCACCAGAGCCTCCAGCACAGCGAGCCCAACCTGCGGCACCTGGTGCTTGTGGCAAACACCCTGCGGCGCATCCAGGACGAGATGCAGCCGGCCGCGGGGGCCCTCTTCCAGCAGCCAGACCCTCCTGCAGCCGCCGCTGGCAGCTCCGTCTGCAGGGAGAGCCCTGGGGGCGCCCTGCCCTGTGCCCTCCAGGACCCTGGCAGGAGGCTGCCTCCGCCACCGCCTTCTCTCGCCCCCCACGTGGACGAGCTGCTCCTCTCCAGCATGGACCTCTCGGTCTTCTCCACCATCCTGGAGGACCTCAGTGGCCTGGAAGGGTTTGGGGATGCCGTGCACCCGCCCACCGCCCAGCCCGAGGGAGGCCTGCTCTGCTCGGAGCCGGAACGGACGTCGCAGCCGTGCTCCTCCACCCCGCTGCTGGACACCCTGGGCCCCAGCACCTACCTGCTGGAGGACGGCCTGGAGGGCATCTTTGAAGACATTGACACCACCATGTACGACTGTGAGCTGTGGTCGCCCACCAGCCTCCCCAGCTTCAAGGAGGCCTTTCCCAGCTCGGAGGACGAGCGGCCAGGCTTGGCGGACCTCGATTATCTCATGGACATGCTGGTGGAGGCACAGGAGCTGTGA